One Drosophila kikkawai strain 14028-0561.14 chromosome 3L, DkikHiC1v2, whole genome shotgun sequence genomic window carries:
- the TpnC73F gene encoding troponin C has product MSSVDEDLTPEQIAVLQKAFNSFDHQKTGSIPTEMVADILRLMGQPFDKKILEELIEEVDEDKSGRLEFGEFVQLAAKFIVEEDAEAMQKELREAFRLYDKQGNGFIPTTCLKEILKELDDQLTEQELDIMIEEIDSDGSGTVDFDEFMEMMTGE; this is encoded by the exons atgagCAGCGTC GATGAAGATCTTACCCCCGAGCAGATTGCCGTTCTGCAGAAGGCCTTCAACAGCTTCGATCACCAGAAGACTGGCAGTATCCCCACCGAGATGGTGGCCGATATCCTGCGCCTGATGG GTCAGCCCTTCGACAAGAAGATCCTGGAGGAACTGATCGAGGAGGTCGATGAGGACA AGTCCGGTCGCCTGGAGTTCGGTGAATTCGTGCAGCTGGCTGCCAAGTTCATCGTGGAGGAGGACGCCGAGGCCATGCAGAAGGAGCTACGCGAGGCTTTCCGTCTGTACGACAAACAGGGCAATGGTTTCATTCCCACCACCTGCCTCAAGGAGATCCTGAAGGAGCTGGACGACCAGCTGACCGAGCAGGAGCTGGACATCATGATCGAGGAGATCGATTCTGATGGTTCCGGTACAGTGGATTTCGATG AATTCATGGAGATGATGACCGGCGAGTAA
- the Pop5 gene encoding ribonuclease P/MRP protein subunit POP5, translating into MVRIKNRYIAVQIVPYAPTKVLYLNDNTLTKCLLRNIEKYYGVYGLGMIEQGFRVKYINERTKIAIIRCMHAGHRFVSSILPLITLIGDVRAKFRTLYIGATIIQCNKFIIKHQKKFLDREMGQLTSAKERQDLFKRVMEFDMDR; encoded by the exons ATGGTTCGCATAAAAAACAG ATATATTGCGGTGCAGATAGTGCCCTACGCACCCACAAAGGTGTTGTATCTCAACGATAACACGCTGACAAAATGCCTGCTGCGAAACATTGAAAAGTACTATGGAGTCTACGGACTAGGAATGATCGAGCAGGGATTCAGGGTGAAGTACATCAATGAGAGGACTAAGATAGCCATTATAAGGTGCATGCATGCTGGTCACCGTTTCGTGTCCAGCATATTGCCTCTAATCACATTG ATAGGAGACGTCCGGGCCAAGTTTAGGACTCTCTACATCGGCGCCACCATTATACAATGCAACAAGTTCATCATCAAGCATCAGAAAAAGTTCCTGGACCGCGAAATGGGACAGTTGACGTCCGCCAAGGAACGGCAGGACCTCTTCAAGCGCGTGATGGAGTTCGACATGGACAGATAA
- the Papst2 gene encoding adenosine 3'-phospho 5'-phosphosulfate transporter 2 translates to MGSRMAENAGSSVISINGAAGQATAGASPQPQRKSSSAESPPELRILCFDLTFYNRTTQFLLSCAGVFILYILYGYLQELIFTVEGFKPYGWFLTLVQFGYYIGFGLVERRLEGYRVSGGSFWSIEPEPRCIPMKTYLVLAALTLGTMGLSNSSLGYLNYPTQVIFKCCKLIPVLVGSILIQGKRYGVLDFAAATCMCIGLAWFTLADSQMTPNFNLLGVAMISGALLCDAAIGNVQEKAMREFKAPSSEVVFYSYGLGFVYLFVIMLVTGNFFSGFAFCLEHPLETFGYGFLFSLSGYLGIQFVLALVRSSGAPIAATVTTARKAVTIAFSFILFSKPFTVQYLWSGLIVVLGIYLNVCSKKNKLTFADIRQRLKQFANSRIARTPSRKFLIEV, encoded by the exons ATGGGCAGCAGAATGGCTGAGAATGCCGGAAGCAGTGTTATCAGCATTAATGGAGCCGCTGGCCAGGCGACGGCAGGAGCCTCCCCGCAACCGCAGCGGAAATCCTCGTCTGCAGAGTCGCCGCCGGAGCTGCGCATTCTGTGCTTCGACCTCACCTTCTACAACCGCACTACCCAGTTTCTGCTGAGCTGTGCCGGCGTCTTCATCCTGTACATCCTATACGGCTACCTGCAGGAGCTGATCTTCACGGTGGAGGGATTCAAGCCGTACGGCTGGTTCCTCACCCTCGTCCAGTTCGGCTATTACATCGGCTTTGGGCTGGTGGAGCGTCGCCTCGAGGGATATCGGGTGAGCGGAGGATCCTTCTGGAGCATTGAGCCGGAGCCACGTTGCATTCCCATGAAGACGTACCTTGTCCTGGCCGCCCTGACGCTGGGCACCATGGGCCTGTCCAACTCCAGCTTGGGCTACCTGAACTACCCCACGCAGGTGATCTTCAAGTGCTGCAAGCTGATTCCCGTCCTGGTGGGCAGCATCCTCATCCAGGGCAAGCGCTACGGAGTGCTGGATTTTGCGGCAGCCACCTGCATGTGCATCGGTTTAGCTTGGTTTACGCTAGCCGACTCCCAGATGACGCCGAACTTTAATCTGCTGGGCGTGGCCATGATATCGGGCGCCCTGCTCTGCGACGCCGCCATTGGGAATGTCCAGGAGAAAGCCATGCGGGAGTTCAAGGCGCCCAGCAGCGAGGTGGTCTTCTACTCGTACGGCCTGGGCTTCGTTTATCTCTTTGTGATCATGCTGGTTACCGGCAACTTCTTCAGCGGATTCGCCTTCTGCCTGGAGCACCCCCTGGAAACCTTTGGCTACGGCTTCTTGTTCAGTCTCTCTGGCTATCTGGGCATCCAGTTTGTGCTCGCTTTGGTGCGGAGTAGTGGCGCTCCCATAGCGGCCACAGTGACCACCGCTCGCAAGGCTGTGACCATTGCCTTCTCCTTCATCCTCTTCAGCAAGCCCTTCACTGTGCA ATATCTGTGGTCCGGCCTGATAGTTGTATTGGGCATCTACCTGAACGTGTGTAGCAAGAAGAACAAACTGACGTTTGCGGACATCCGGCAGAGATTAAAACAGTTCGCCAATTCCAGGATCGCACGGACTCCGAGTCGCAAATTCCTCATCGAAGTTTAG